CCGGAATCATATCGTGCAGCACCGGACGGTGAATGGCGCGAGGACTTGCGCTTGCACTGTCAGTCGAGGCGGTCGCCAGATGATTTTGCCAAGAGCTGAATGTAGTGCGGCACCGCAGCATGAGAACCGTGTGGCTTGTAAATCATAAGCCAGAGCAGCAGGCACAAGTCTGCCCACTGCAATATTGCATCTCCCGCCGGCATGCGTAATCTCGATAACTAAGAGCCATTCTAAAGGCGTTTGTTGAAGTCTCCCGCTCTGGTGAGAGCGGGAGACCCGTGCTCCTGGAGAGAGAGCCATGGGACTGAAACACGATTTATGGTTGGTCGCCCTGTCCCTCATAATGGCTTTTCAAGCCAGCTACGTGGGATTGCATCTCGCGCGTAAGGCAGGTCTTGCCGGTGGAGTTCGCCGCCGCGTCATTATTTCAATGTCAGCATTCTCTATCGCGCTGGCGATCTGGACGATGCACTTTATCGGTATCCTTGCTGTCGAGTTGCCGGTGCCAGTTGATTTTCTGGCCTTGCCGACTCTGGTGTCATTTCTGGTGTGTGTGCTGGTTGTAGGTGGTGCGGTGCTGGCAATGGGAACGGGCGTGCCGACGCTCAACCGCATTGCCATAGCGGCGGTCTTGATGGGCGCCGGCATTGTCACAATGCACTATCTCGGAATGTATGCGCTGCATTCCAGCGTCAACATGGCCCACGCGCCTTTGTTTGTGGCGGCAAGCATCGTGATCGGAGTAGCGGCGTCGGGCCTGTCGTTGTGGCTGACGTTTGTCGGCGCAACGTGGCGTTCAACGGTTTTGTCCGCCGTGGTGATGGCCCTTGCTATTTCGGCGATGCACTACACAGCCATGGCTGGATTTCAGATTCTTTCGCTGTGCGAGCCGGGTAGTGCGATTGAAGCGCCGGCGCTCTCTCAGGGATTCCTCGCCATCATTGTTGCGGTGATGGCGTTTGTGATCTCTGGAATTTTCCTTCTCACGCTGGTGCCGGAGAGCGGTCTTATCGCGGTCGTATCAAGTGATTTGTCCGCCTTCCAAGGTCATGAGGTTCTACCGGTTGAGGTGTCCATGGCGGGCTTGGGAAATTCTCCCTTAGACACCTCTGTCTCGGTTTTAGATCGTGTCCTT
The nucleotide sequence above comes from [Pseudomonas] carboxydohydrogena. Encoded proteins:
- a CDS encoding MHYT domain-containing protein — encoded protein: MGLKHDLWLVALSLIMAFQASYVGLHLARKAGLAGGVRRRVIISMSAFSIALAIWTMHFIGILAVELPVPVDFLALPTLVSFLVCVLVVGGAVLAMGTGVPTLNRIAIAAVLMGAGIVTMHYLGMYALHSSVNMAHAPLFVAASIVIGVAASGLSLWLTFVGATWRSTVLSAVVMALAISAMHYTAMAGFQILSLCEPGSAIEAPALSQGFLAIIVAVMAFVISGIFLLTLVPESGLIAVVSSDLSAFQGHEVLPVEVSMAGLGNSPLDTSVSVLDRVLPVEKNGQRSTIAVSRLFAVQAQAHYTLLFDGEDTWFCPLSLSQVAKALDPAKFAQVHRSHIINLDRFRLVRGAGNGGMFEAISKRPYKVPLSRGRRTWVKQQLQARVSLAQ